From Hydra vulgaris chromosome 15, alternate assembly HydraT2T_AEP, one genomic window encodes:
- the LOC136091801 gene encoding ATP-dependent DNA helicase PIF1-like: protein MINASAFDLLHLIACEIRQCYDELFGGVQVIACGDFFQLPPVTGQFVFKSQIWQHYMTEVLVLIQCFRQIEDEQFFGALNEIRFGQVSDQTIDYFMTRCFEKDENLNSKYTRLIFRIIEVDVYNNQKMETIKQEGYWFYAKDVIKNRNIPSAFQIPAAVYLKIGAIVMLVRNINVEEGLCNGTIGTVILIENNAVWVMMNKKEVKIECVKEEILDCSHAVVGSRFGLPLKLAFSFTVHQAQGSTMNKAVVQFNSKAFINSLYYVSLSRVCNINDIFIVINNKFDLRTIFKSITVDSDVLEFYKKYM from the coding sequence ATGATTAACGCTTCAGCATttgatttattacatttaatagcTTGTGAAATTAGACAATGTTACGATGAATTATTTGGTGGTGTACAAGTTATTGCTTGTGGTGATTTTTTTCAGTTGCCACCTGTCACAggacaatttgtttttaaatcacaaatatGGCAACACTACATGACGGAAGTGTTGGTTTTAATTCAATGCTTTAGACAAATAGAGGATGAACAATTTTTTGGAGCTTTAAATGAAATACGTTTTGGTCAAGTTTCAGATCAAACTATTGATTATTTTATGACGCgttgttttgaaaaagatgaaaatttaaactctAAATATACGagattaatttttagaattattgaaGTGGATGTTTATAACAATCAAAAAATGGAGACTATCAAACAAGAAGGGTATTGGTTTTATGctaaagatgttattaaaaatcgAAATATTCCAAGCGCGTTTCAAATTCCAGCAGCTGTTTATCTTAAAATAGGTGCTATTGTTATGCTTGTAAGAAATATTAATGTGGAAGAAGGTTTGTGCAATGGTACTATTGGTACCGtcattttaatagaaaataatgcAGTTTGGGTGatgatgaataaaaaagaagtcaAAATTGAATGTGTCAAAGAAGAAATTTTAGATTGCTCTCATGCTGTCGTAGGCTCAAGATTTGGTTTACCTTTAAAATTAGCATTTTCTTTTACTGTTCATCAAGCTCAAGGAAGTACAATGAATAAAGCCGTTGTTCAATTTAATTCAAAGGCTTTTATTAATAGTCTTTATTATGTTTCTTTATCACGAGTTTGtaatattaatgatatatttatagttattaataataaatttgatttacgaacaatatttaaaagtattactgTTGATTCCGATGTTttggaattttataaaaaatacatgtaa